The stretch of DNA ccagcgaggtttgcaaaattcccgaagtagaaactcacaatgcatggataaataggctagcaaaaagaagattacacaaaaaaatggaatgaccagcttcttagtctcataccaaagaaatcaatcttaatccaactcatcaaaatataagtttgcaatccaaaggtttcatcataaaagaatatgtatgtatagccttttgtaggtagaactttgcaagagactcacaaatgtagatagcataggaattaagttttcaaattaaacaacacaaggtgtaaggtcatcggtagacttaaatcaaagagcaacatagaatatgtgggtttagaatttagtcatttaacctccacaaataaaagagcaggtatttaatcattttaattccatttaattgagagcaaatggtcaagtcatatacaacatagcgtaggtaaaacaaagcagcaactttcatcatttttccataagcaaagggcattgccaaaatgtatcaatgtggtgagcacaaattatggtgatcctacacttattgaaaacaaaaacaaaactaggttgtcctcctagaagccatgtgataggttgagaaatatatacaaaggttgcatctatggttgaaggtatatatgtacaagcatttagaaaaaaaagagttgaggaagaattaccgtccttctcgatgctcgtaatgaagtgtagcgcggcctcccccatacttaagcattgtgctaagcatggaggaagaatcatgagcatcttgtggcaaccgtgattatcttactccatgagatctttcttccttgtccacgaaatcctctcccatgcttagcatgatgctaggcgtggaaggagaagaggtcccatcttgcaattcttgaagtccttccctcatgtgtatgaatatcatattcaatgtgtcttcacctttgttgcctcaatttccttcaacttcttcttgtactaagtcatggtcctaatcattgcttcacatcgtcgtcgcctccttcaattcctcgttctaccattgctgcctcatcttcacacAAAAAAATTCCATTTctagaacagaacatgtactgaaacattgctccattgcgaagtgcacgaattttcctttccaacgagttcTCATtggcccaaaattgattccgaataagagagttatgtccatttcatcccagcgctgcaatctgtcccaacgaatttcagaacgcgcaacgtctaatgttcttgccatatctccttgtacgggtcttcaaattcattgatcttggatgcgttggaacggaaATTTTATGGatcttctgaatatcaacttgttcttccttgtacgtctctgtctatgtgcaaaatttgatgaaaacaacggggcttgctctcgaactttggagatgttgacgaatttgatttcttctttgatcacgaattcatgggaaacgctttgtcatgcctgcaaaataatcaagtgcacacactaaccccggggtgacggtcgggagtagagacaaatgccaacaaaccaaccATCCCTAGAATCTCAACTTTTgggatagctagcttagcgaaatttgatgagtgtacgtgtgtgcaagtgtaaatgcagatgaaaggaagatatataaacaatgacaatgtttgcaccaagttctaaacaccatgttacAACTAGATTGCTTAATTTTCTATATAGCCATAAAGATATAAccgaggtcaaaacaccatgttcatttcaaggttaaaaattcttcacgacgcaagaaaggtaaagcgcattgcaaagcttataaatcaacctaaagcaacatgagaacaaaatggattgctatcttggtcaaaagagcttaaagatggaggtccgcaaacaagtttaaacaccacgtttacacaagattgcaaaaggtaaatgctatcatgataagcattacatggataggaaagcatacatcaataagattgagaccaaacttgcaaaatgagggcatgaacaatggaatggatgcaaagtgcaaatgcaaagttagcaaaaacaagtgttagcaaggttgaaaggacctttcgatgttgttccacaactagcttattcaaaaacaattgctaagagtgacaaaaagcctccgcgacacttcataagaagtgaggcttttgtcaatgaaaaggttatttatcaaaaaggatcaagcaaccgagctaacaaggttttagaagtaggtttatgggtttcctatatttttggcttaaaacaaaaaatttgaagagagagtgttgggtatagaaattctatctaaggtgattttttaaaacaaaactagagagaaataaaagttagatttttttgaatgaaaaacataacctatggttttaggattgctctatgagtggtttttctaagggttttaggatcccAAAatcgaggctagtcaatgttttttagaaaaaaaaatttaaatgcaacatgcaatgcaatgcaagggtgagacgaacaacatggtatgcaatacaacacggggtgggtgaacaaaatgatatgacatgatgaggtggtctaaaacaaaacaaaaagttagcctaagttaactagccacaagtttagaatcaaagggtggtgcaatgcttcataaatctctctaaaaagacacaaagaaaaagactcaaaatactaataggcacacaaaaagatctacaagtttcccaagatcaaataacaaagtgctcccttaataacatttagaatgaacaacatgaagttgtggtttttgttagagcaatggtacaatgttacttgatattccgattaaagagtgcaatgtagacggtcatattaatatatatataaaataaaagattgggttgcctcccgcaaaacacttcatttaaactcatagagctcgactttcttaccttcaaattgatgcgaagccatggtccttcatgcaagaggtgaaggtgttccatgcagctcttattccacttcccatgttggacatgatcaatcacgcttaatggaaaacttgcccaatcgtctctcacatcatcgtcacctccttctttgttgtccttcgtcgctacctttctttacacggattttcctctctgtctagACTGGGAGTTgcgccaaccaattgatccaatgtaaggtgcacaaaatcttctttccaacatgtcttcatttgcccaaaacgcattccaattgagggagttatgtcCCTTTTTCCctgtcactgcaatctgccccgtgctgatttcagcacgtgcatctccgatgtttgagacatagctcctcccgtgggtcttcaattgtatcgatcatggatgagttgaaccgaggacttgatggagatcctgaatattcaactttcttgcattgtaaatctctggacttgtgcacaaaattgatgaggcttagcgacgtccgttcttgaaacttaaagatgttgatgatggtgttcaaaattttgggcacggtttccctcctcatcatttgagtttcatgtcctgcatggttagtgaaattcggggcttctcccgacatgtgctcttttagagtcatgagcttgaccaagcgcaaagcaagatcgagattttcaattatttgtaaacatatgcaacttaatcacatcctcaattaaatttcatcaacaaggcatggtgtaattaaatgcaacatgtgtttcttgcatagcgcagaGCTCATTATTacgcagaggttctttaagcatgaaatcaacattctcaagaaactctagcctatcatcatgaaaagaacaaggcatagaatttaaactttcattccgactatcggttcgagcatgagatttttaaagattatgaacaaaaccaatagaagcttgagaattcaatgtataccttagcctcggagctttttcatactcattggagtcgtggtgctttgtgcgagatgtcatcttgatgcaatcttcgtggtccgtcgtggtttgcttctcacatctccatgtgttgaatgttgcgctcttgtaatcagtcgtggtttgtttgcaacatcttcgtttgtcgaaagtcgaccgcttgtgtcttcatttgccaatgtcattggggttcttcctctgctccaagcctctgaattttatcatgtatgctcgatgaaagcatcgcccaagctccccttcattgttgttatcgtcatcttctctatcttgttctcatcgcattgctcctgcctcttcttcgtggaatctctcctgtatactcaacagaacatataccaaaatatagatctattggaatttttatgaaattacctttccaacgagtggtcattcatcttaaaccgagtacaaacgagggagttatgtccgtttcacttttggcgctgcgtgctgtccagaaattttcagagtgcacaaccttcaatgttttggctatacccgcttgtaggaatatCCGATTGACTTGATTCTTGATTTGTTGGAAcaggaacttcgtggagcttttgaatatccaaaaatatgctactatttgcttctgaggttgagctggACATtaatgagaacaatatcttcttgtgaatttatccgaagatgtcaatgatctcgatcatgtggtctttggagtgtagtgtcgtgcgtccctaggcttcaaggtcatcaccattgattaccagcatatcacggcttcaatgatgtgtcttctccattgttcttgctttacccaaggtgtctagattggaagatgctcctgtgctgCGTGTTGATGATtcgaacggtttccttccttgatagcatcactcgattagaagtatatcgagcatcccactggagaagataggtggttttgtggttcttctaatcttgttgcctccagctttggtcaacttcaaatcatcttttgcgtacacagccttccaatcatcctttgacatcatcatcaccttcttcgtcggttgctactgcctctgtcctcgttaaattccccttcatccagtgcaaaacatgtaccaaaattctgctccattgcaaggtgcatcaaattatctttccaacaagtggtcattcgcccCAATTGaactccggataaagaagttatgcttgttttattacagtgctgcaatctgtccagagaGATTTTAGAACGCGCaatgttgaaagattttaccataactcttcacaccgatctcaaaagttgacggttcttgatccgttgaaaagaagacttgatggagcttcaaaataatctattattttctcaaGGTACTTCTCTAATCTTGGACGagaaactcatcacaacagtaacacttcatagatgatgatgatcgcacgattttcttcgcgggcatgcttcatacctattgcttgaacaaacaattcttcccaaaaatattagtctttaaaattaattgatacggtggcataccttatttatcatcttttgctttggggagtggggactcgatagcggatgctgggccactaacaaaaattagcacctaccactaaagagcgaatcttgatgttattgccgtcatgtcgatgtggacgttgtcgatgttccatgtcgaggctcctcgatcatcttgttgccgattgttgaaatttgttgaagtggattacggacttctcgaagtccaagtttggtgtctagctttttccacctgctttcaaggacacaaacaagaaaacaagggtatatgcaataataaaaattagggttagtccaaaaaactagatagatcgccctagggtttgatttaccgatccccggcaacggcgccaaaaaagcttgttgacgctccttagcgccccaatttgtataccgcaagcgcacggatcgtggtagcttttcccttagagtactcccccaaggtttatcaatccgtggatcgacaaagaactacctaaggttttccatctaatctaacggatctatcctaacatgaagcatgaattgcacatatagagtaaacctttgatagacATGAGTGTTGtgcaaaggttgatctcatccatgaacataggcgtaaccatagcaaaaccaaagacatgactaggcctatcgtcatctagttgtagttcaagctaacgagcaaataaatcatgcatctcaatcaatagcatccttaaatcaaaacctccaatccaacccctcgggaacccctctactcaggccatgccctgtcacgacgctcccTTTGGAGAAAAGCACCCCGAAACACGCTAGacgtgtcgaacccccttgggtagatccggtatgaactcctaaccaccatagctacaagaacaccacatgcaatctatctcgagaatagatctaggaataagcgcacccaaggcaagaacgaaatcaaaaaggagagacatgatcgctaatagatttggaagacatgattatcattactcacataatagatgtgtttggatcatcaccaccgTGTGCACACCattgatgaatccaactagctcatgaactccaccatggcacaaccacgcagggaggtcTTGgcagctaggggcggcctaagccatctcctagacaacttcgaagacttgcggcggccgttgtctccctccggtcttggccctaggtttttgtcgagttctgggtggatggatgccgcgagttgaataaggtgcgagctatttatgagccgaggaagccaccggtcgaaggggaggccgaaccgcctcggaaacgggctaggccggccggctcatgggcctaggccggccagcctaccctctttcgggcttgcctcggtctcatctttcgcgtgtagactcctcgcatcttctagagtttatgtccttcacgattgtacccctttggatgtcgttatcttggagatatcttcgaggaaaggataggataggaaaTTCtttcttaaatcttcatttgctttgcttaatcccgaagtatcttgatctcatcttcgtggacttggtcctttgggctctcttggaggatggatgtgcatgaatgggcttcgaatcaacatgggctttggtccttcctttgggctttggccttcatctttctccgtgttagcgctcgatcatgggcctcatcatttaatgctccaaaataggccaaaaacctgcaaaaacaaagttcctccaaaatatatgtgcaaatgtaaaaatgaccaataattaggccggggttagggcggttagtgattttgttattgaattcatgccattatcaaggataaataaggaataaaatgggtacttaaggagcgccaacattccccccatgcttaaaccttgctcgtcctcgagtaagtccaggagctttgcttataaagaaatcagcgttggccctcaatgtcctctctgcacttagtcatacataacaagacatattgctctctcaagtatttagcatttaagatcatgttgtgaccggctactttttcattatggaagatagactagcaattaaagaacaagccacaataataaataaatgcaatgctctcaaacttaagcgaacttcaaacatttaccttgtttcatcgtgaagagttttcaaaagaatgcatatcaaacataagtgaggttctcttgcaaaagatcatggaaacactcatctcatcaagtcgctcaagcctacattagattgtcttcaacctattctactcatatataaaagtggaaggcttatgtggagcttggtagataaaaacaatcctagcaaaacattatacttgaaatattatcaaaataagagagagatctaatggaattaccgagactactaaaaaaggccattggaaaataatgttggagagggagaaaaatgaaacacacacatttagataggtggacatgtgcaagtggcaaatggacgatcccgagacacaaagttctcgttatcggattgcacatggttagaagatttgagtatggaataattcttcaaagtaacttgaaaaattgatgaagccaaaaagagctaaggagcattttattcttctcttttttcttttatttttcttttcttttctcctttttttcatttttctatttttctatttctttctttttttctttctttttgctccttagagtGATGCCAAGCGGCTGTGCATCTATGAGGCGGCCACAACGTGCTTGCTCGTCCGGATCGAAGTGTCGCCTTCCTAGGGGAGGCAGTGCCGAATCTTGGGTGGTGAGGCCGGATCCGGTCTCGCTCGGGGAGTCAGCACGATGACAATTGGGGATAACAGATGCATGTTGGTGGGTCGCTAAGCATCGATCCTAAGGCAAACTGCCGGTATGGAGGGACCTGGTGAGCGTGTTGCTCGAGAGTTAGCTAGTGGCGTGCAAGGCGAAGGCCTTATTGTGCCCGACCATCTAGCACAGTCATGCGGATTGGCTACAGATAGTGCAGGGAGAAATTCTAGCCCACCAGCCTTGTGCCGCCCAGTGATGGTGCCACTTTACTCCATTGAGGTTTTGTCGATGTGTTATCCTACTTGCAGATCCATGGATGTCAGGTGTTAGGGAAGCCGTTTGAGAAAATTCTTCGTCGGCATTGATGACACCTCTTGGTACCATTCCCTTCCTCAATGTTGATATTTCCTCGTAGCGCTGGAAGAAGATTTATATGAAAAGGTTAAGTAATAGATGATCTGGATATTAAGTTTCTAAGTATGCAAGAGATGTGATCTATTGATGCTACGGGAAGATATTATAAGGTTGAAGCGGAaacgaagaagaagattgaagcTGTCTTCaaggtttcttttttttgttttatagctttgtttcttgtatttgtGAAATCACTCATTTGAGGGTTAGAGTTCAAGAACTCTTGTAACGTTTGGCCGTATCTGAGTTAATCCTTTACTTAAAAAAAACAAGTCTAACTACAAACAAGGGGAGCCACGGAACGTGAACTCTGAGTACATTGGTCGCTAACAGGAGACTATGCATGACTCCAAAAGGATCGTCCTTCATTGGTCGCTAACAGGCTGCAGAAGACTATGCATGATTCCACAAGGATCATCCTTCAGATCGATATAGGCAAACACCAGCAGTATGGCCTTTCAGCCATGCACCATTGCAAAGTCACGGAGCACCGAAGCTACAGCTAGAGTACGAGGACACCGATCGATCGTACGGCACATTAAAGCTGCAGTGCCCGCACCGATCAGCAAGCCGGACAGGTGGCAGGGGCGCCGAGCTGCTGCTTAGCTGAAGCTGTGAGTTGTGCCTGACCAATCACTCATACTTGCCCTCGCTAAGCCGCTACTCGTGCCACTCGTTAGGACTTAGGAGCCACCGCAAAATTTAAGGCTTAGGCCGAGAGTGGCAGCCCAGTACACGACCTTTCCAGCCGTGAATCACCGTAGCACCGCTAGAGAATTACAAGACTCCAAGGGACCAAAACCACCTCTCCCCTGTGACCCTTTGTCCCCATTGGATTCCTAAAGATCAAAGCCTTTTTATCACCAGCCCTGCTGATGACATCATACTGTACATAGCAAGATCAGACAAACTGGTTGTTGCTTGCATCGATCAGACGGTACCCAGTACCCTCGCGAAATGACGGTTCAGCCCCCCCTCCCTACCCTATAAATACCACCAGTGTACTAGCTCTCGGCAtcgaacacacacacacacacacagacaggTGCCAAAGTAAAACCGCTGGAAACTTTggccatggcggtggcggcacgcAGAAACGGCCGTGGCGCGACGGCACCGGCCGCCATTCTGGCGCtgagccagctcctcctcctcctcctcgccacccACTCGGCCGCGTGCGGCGGGTACTCGCCGTGCCCCAAGCCACCGCCCACGCCGGCGCCGTGCCCGCCGACCCCGAGGGCGCCCAcgcccagcggcggcgcgggcggcagcAGGTGCCCGGTGAACGCGCTGAAGCtgggcgcgtgcgcgagcgTGCTGGGCGGGCTGCTGAGCCTGGAGCTGggccaggagcagcagcagcagggctcgtcgtcgccgtccggTTCCACTTCCACCACGCAGCCGTGCTGCCACCTCCTGGGCGGGCTGGCCGACCTGGACGCGGCCGTGTGCCTGTGCACGGCGCTGCGCGCCAACGTACTGGGCGTCGTCCAGCTCAGCCTCCCCGTCGAGCTCAGCGTCCTCGTCAACTCCTGCGGCAAGAAGCTCCCGCAGGGCTTCCAGTGCTCGACCTGATCGAGAGCACTCTCCATGCGTGCACGAGCGCATGCAGAGCAACTGGGCCTCAATTTGCTAGTAGGTGAACGCTGTTAATTTGGGCCTGTTCGGTGGCCTCTTGTTGTGTGTAGTTGTGTCGTGACTCGTGACAATCCTGTGCTGCTATGGTGTTGGTACGTTCGCTCTGGGCTATCGGGAGTAGGAAATCGTGTTGACTGTTGCTAATCTGTTGTAAGATTGTGATCATTAATTATGCAACTCGTTTCTGTATTCTAAACGTTCACTTCTAGTGAATCCACCGAACTATTCTATGGTGACATCCACTGAAATATTCTGTGCTGGTGACACAACACACGACATATCGCCGGTGGAATTCCCGCCTTCTCTTtccctctttttcttcctccctccacctcctctTTCCCTCATTCTTCCTCCTCAAATTTGTAGGGGAGCTTCTGTGACAATCCAAGTTTTAGggtttaaaaataaaatttttaaaacTTAAGTGTGttcttttaaatttaaaaagatTTGATggatttcaaaatattttcaaagcctttgatctagtgaatttttgaccaacatgaaagttgtagatcttaaaaagttacacaactttcaagttgaacactttttcatttgaaccctAGATCAACGGGAAATTTTACTTTATAGTTAGACCCCTAAACTTTTTGGAAGTTGCAAAACCACcctatcttcttcttcctttgtcTGCCGAATAGGggcaccgccgtcgccgtcgtttcaccgccgccgctggtttCTCGCCGCCATTTTGGCCTTGCGCTGCCCCAGTCCCGCCACCCGGCCCTCCAGCTCTCCCTGGCCCTTTTTCCCCTTCGCGCTGGCCGCCCGTAAGCCTGCCACGCCGCGCCATCCACTCTGCCGCCGATCCAAATCAACGGTGAGCTCAATCTCATGGCGCCACCATGGAGCCGCTCTGGAAACCGACGTGCCTGCCTCCACACGCCTCGCTTTAGCATCCCTCGCTGCTCGACCCCCTCTCTGGCCCCCGCTCCGCTCGCCACGCACACGCCGCTGCTCCCGAGCTCGacacgccgccggcgtgcaTGGCAAACACCACGGGAGCCTCCGATTCCTTTAAATTCCCTGCCCCGAAGCCTCAGAGGCTCATCTTCATCCTTTTCCCTGCCCTCTTTCGGACAGCTCACCCCTCTCGGGCCCTAAACGCTGCCACTCCTCCCTTCAAGCTCTGGCGAGCGCCTGTGCCGTTGTAGCACCGCCTTCTCAGCCCCGCTCTGCCTAAACCACCACTACCTCTAGCCTCGCCTCGCTCCACTGATGCTTCAGAGCTCAACCACCCATCCCATAACCCGCCGGAGAGCCACCGTCATGGCctagcctcgccgccggccgccttctCTTATCACGCCGCCACTACAGACCGTCCCAACCCCTCCCAAAGCCACCAATAGGTGCGCCCTAACCCACTCGTGCCTCCTGGACCctcggccctcgccgccggcgaacccCCTTGCCGGAATCCTGCCGCGCCACCCCCTCTGTTCTTCCCCAACCGGCCAGGGACTTGATTGCTTCAATTTCAATCTTCTCAAGGTCCTTTTTGCAAATCTGCCTgagctcttttcttttctttccaatgaaatttgaaaaatcctagaaaaatgtagaaaatttagaaaaatgtcaaattaattttgttgtgttcctctcAGCTAGTTCTACAGCTTTGGCTActaaagtttgtatgaaacCTTATTTTTTTGTGCTCTAGTTTAATTGTTAGcaaatgagtaatttaattatatatttttaaccATAGCTTTTTTATACTTGATTTTTGGAACCTAGCATCCTTTTGCTATAAGTAGTCTTGTATAAAATTTGTGGTCCAAATGCTTGAATTTTACTTATTATTTCATGTGCTTGTTTATTTCTAGCATATACACCCATTTTATTTATTAGAGCATGTTTTTATTAATTTCTTGGGGTCATATTTTTACCATGAGCTCTACTAATCACAAATAGCTTATGGTAATTTTTGGGAGAATTTTTGTACTATCTAGCTTGAGTTTGTGATTTATTCTTGAGCTCCAGAGTTAATTTATACATGCTAGTGTTGTTTTTGTCAGAATAAGCTCCATGTTTTGAATTGATTCATATACTTGGTCGTTCCTTTTTAACTTTGAGTTAATGTTTGATGTTTGAACCCTAGTTgttaaatttcttttgaattcaaattctaaatttgaattcaacccacccCTTGTTCCTAAATGAATTACCCTTCCTTTCTTTTGATTTCAAACCATGCTACTTAGTGTAACTAGTTTTGTTATTCCTTGTGtttacttttactctataaccatttgcccagtaaagtaacacttttaagctcagtcttaaatgtttactttattggataacaactttttagtgaaggaaagttATACTTAAacacttcactaatttcgagtactgcattgcatatagaaataatatcgctagtcgacggaacgtacgaactcatccaggaaccagacgAGGATAATTCCAAAGCCCAAGTCAACGTTACGGAAGATAACGAAGACCTGAACGTGAACCCGGAGTTCGAGAATGAACAGCGTGAAGTTCAACCAACATCgcggaattaactgaagtcccgaactTCAATTCGGAAGAACTAAAGCCTACTGACTCTATAGACTCtactaaaggcaagccccgatgcataatcctattattttaaattataccACTTATGATTACTatttatttatgcatttaagttattgaagttgaatgaaaaccttagatgcataatcttaagtacccattgattgaacactagaaatagAGTACGAGATagctgctatgctaataggaccggtaaaagtcgagtcattgcctgtcactcgcgagctttataagagttgattgtttactttctttcAATCACTATAAGAACCATAGACGGATTGGGTTACAAGTTTCATGGtggaaatccgtctgtgttgataaaatttattaaggccgcagtgtgtggtagtgttgattaaacgtttgaaagtactagccacatgctgtaaatatggtacgcggcaaacctagtaactcctcggcccggcaaatggacatacccccactctctcttagagataggaagttaatttATAACGAAAGTTTATTCTATGTTGCGCAACAATTAAATTGCGAGTGCAGAGAAGAGCGGTTCTCTGTACTCGGGGAGAGTGGCGCTAATCCATGAACcagaatgagaagcaaacggttgcttgggagtgactcaacggtactccaagcgtgtgtgtgttaggtttaccttgcaaggattgaaattcggttcgaactgttccgccgctcacggatattgagcctgcttaatctctttgccacatagagtaagaagtgaaaccaaGATGAAactcaatcttgttggatgcaaataatttctctaccatgcttgtatagatgggtgcaaacctagaatggttaatccaactagaatctgaaagctaaaatttgaaaattaaggacctactctttattgcttttcagcaaaagaaaccccagagccttcacaagcatcgcatgtctagttaaagggatattATATACTCTTAGTCGggtcagccttgctgagtatta from Panicum virgatum strain AP13 chromosome 9K, P.virgatum_v5, whole genome shotgun sequence encodes:
- the LOC120651743 gene encoding pEARLI1-like lipid transfer protein 1 yields the protein MAVAARRNGRGATAPAAILALSQLLLLLLATHSAACGGYSPCPKPPPTPAPCPPTPRAPTPSGGAGGSRCPVNALKLGACASVLGGLLSLELGQEQQQQGSSSPSGSTSTTQPCCHLLGGLADLDAAVCLCTALRANVLGVVQLSLPVELSVLVNSCGKKLPQGFQCST